A stretch of the Terriglobia bacterium genome encodes the following:
- a CDS encoding M1 family aminopeptidase — translation MKKLIFCLAAALVSIVPASAQQLVRGAQQAPQDDLADRPKIHVDQYSVEVTLLPADHRLVGKADIQFKQLDRKNYAVFDLDRRLRVDKASVAGVEARIRQFDVDSTVEVDLSAQQFNSNPVVHLEYSGTLDPEDNRHDPVLGRISENSAFLLYAGKWFPTNGLYRDKANMRLKINAPAGWSVVCDLAKAGDGYASSQPSYWGTIAAGKYTAVNVKAGGADIAVDTLSADAAAVSPIADAVGKMFDFYSEKFGPPPSNSFRIVEVQGANWNAQSSVGMLMVPSTGIRKDFDSDALSFAVAHQWFPMKFSIKDQSTDAWLGDGMAQFASLLYFEKTLSPAEAQTHIHTALVRALGYDGTNTVRQGGALDKDTPEYRALVQYKGAYVLRMLRWVVGDETFDKILAQYAQQFQNTPASTEAFEKLASDVAGGDLGYFFEEWVSGSGVPEFKLDYTIYREKSGYKIDGTVKQDLDLFRMPVEFQVLTDGDPEYSRVDVVGESSDITVKTDRKPKSIVIDPKEKILHMSTDIKVAVIISRGEELSNEGQYNTAIDEYQKAIDLDSNNSLAMFRMGEALFELGNVQAAAQQFQQALNGDLKAKWVEVWSYINRGKIFDIRGQRDRAVTEYQKAINTGDDAYGAQAEALKYSKEPYRRAGKPTIG, via the coding sequence ATGAAAAAACTTATCTTTTGCTTAGCGGCAGCGCTGGTCAGCATCGTACCGGCTTCCGCGCAGCAGTTGGTGCGCGGAGCCCAGCAGGCGCCTCAGGACGATCTGGCGGACCGGCCGAAAATCCACGTCGACCAGTATTCCGTCGAAGTCACTCTGCTTCCCGCCGATCATCGGCTGGTCGGCAAGGCGGATATTCAATTCAAGCAGCTCGACCGGAAGAACTACGCCGTGTTCGACCTCGATCGCCGGCTCCGCGTCGATAAAGCGTCGGTTGCCGGTGTCGAAGCCCGCATCCGTCAGTTCGACGTCGATTCGACGGTTGAAGTCGACCTCAGCGCCCAGCAATTCAACAGCAACCCGGTCGTGCACCTCGAATACTCCGGTACTCTGGACCCGGAGGATAATCGCCACGACCCGGTTCTTGGCCGTATTTCCGAAAACAGCGCTTTCCTTCTCTATGCCGGAAAATGGTTCCCCACCAACGGCCTTTACCGCGATAAGGCCAATATGCGCCTGAAGATCAACGCGCCCGCCGGCTGGAGCGTGGTTTGCGACCTCGCGAAAGCGGGCGACGGCTACGCCAGTTCTCAGCCTTCATATTGGGGAACAATCGCGGCAGGGAAGTACACCGCCGTCAATGTGAAGGCCGGCGGCGCCGACATCGCTGTGGACACTCTCAGCGCCGATGCCGCTGCGGTATCGCCGATCGCGGACGCTGTCGGCAAGATGTTCGATTTTTACTCGGAGAAGTTCGGACCGCCGCCATCGAACAGCTTCCGCATCGTTGAAGTTCAAGGCGCGAACTGGAATGCGCAATCGTCGGTCGGAATGCTGATGGTGCCGTCCACCGGCATCCGGAAAGACTTCGATTCGGATGCGCTCTCTTTCGCCGTCGCCCATCAATGGTTCCCGATGAAGTTCTCGATTAAGGACCAGTCCACGGATGCCTGGCTCGGTGACGGTATGGCACAGTTCGCCAGCCTCCTGTATTTCGAGAAGACGCTGTCGCCCGCCGAAGCCCAAACGCACATTCATACGGCTCTGGTTCGGGCTCTGGGATACGACGGAACCAATACCGTCCGCCAGGGCGGCGCGCTCGACAAGGACACGCCCGAATACCGCGCTCTTGTCCAGTACAAAGGCGCCTACGTCCTGCGCATGCTGCGCTGGGTGGTCGGGGATGAAACGTTCGACAAAATACTGGCCCAGTATGCCCAGCAGTTTCAGAACACGCCCGCTTCCACCGAGGCTTTCGAAAAGCTGGCGTCCGACGTTGCCGGAGGCGATCTCGGCTATTTCTTCGAAGAGTGGGTCAGTGGTTCCGGCGTGCCGGAATTCAAGCTGGATTACACCATCTATCGTGAGAAGAGCGGCTACAAGATCGACGGAACCGTCAAACAGGATCTCGATCTGTTCCGGATGCCGGTCGAGTTTCAGGTTCTGACCGACGGCGATCCGGAATACTCGCGCGTCGATGTCGTCGGCGAATCGAGCGACATCACCGTCAAAACGGACCGCAAACCGAAATCGATCGTCATCGACCCGAAGGAAAAGATCCTTCACATGTCGACCGATATCAAGGTTGCGGTCATCATCAGCCGCGGCGAAGAGTTGTCCAACGAAGGCCAGTACAACACCGCGATCGACGAATACCAGAAGGCCATCGATCTCGACTCCAACAACTCGCTCGCCATGTTCCGCATGGGTGAAGCCTTATTCGAACTCGGCAACGTTCAGGCCGCCGCACAGCAGTTCCAGCAGGCGTTGAACGGCGATCTCAAGGCCAAATGGGTTGAAGTTTGGTCGTATATCAACCGCGGCAAGATCTTCGATATCCGCGGCCAGCGCGATCGCGCCGTCACCGAATATCAGAAGGCGATCAATACCGGCGACGACGCCTACGGAGCTCAAGCGGAAGCGTTGAAGTACTCCAAGGAGCCGTACCGGAGGGCCGGCAAACCGACCATCGGATAA